From a single Oreochromis niloticus isolate F11D_XX linkage group LG4, O_niloticus_UMD_NMBU, whole genome shotgun sequence genomic region:
- the LOC102081002 gene encoding histone deacetylase HDT1 isoform X1, with protein MDKNLESLLPGFPWEKYEKSNGKKGRISLKKRKRFADDKNENNLWRVKCGTKMGILHKEKMSKGEACIERKGSFYTPPEFEKLAGKEPCRKWKSSICHKGKTLRFWFKKGYLTTNGYRQKKRKQQSSDLESHELSTEPKEDRDEDEDDDGEEDDDDMDEDNEPDTKKNKDEDATPIYISSEEEESEKDLVEDEDEDMDEDDVGDDQRSTEEDEDEEDDNDEEETVPAVASNNTDSKERVTATIPTPGKHALEMKEQKTRRRPDMPRSEVSGNKRDVAKNTAIKLQNVKKEPQDKLKKTTSSTISTPVKPALKIKEVKGVANSLPEKTRHHSEMARSEVRGHNRDVATNTAIKLQNVKKEPEDKLSPSCEPLAVSDQQEHKAVHCSGHKVADLQSMRPEGGADITEARLPGPSASSGLNTMDLDQLKREKIKNATENFKITRELLHFESKRT; from the exons atggataaaaacctTGAAAGCCTGCTTCCAGGATTTCCATGGGAAAAATATGAGAAATCCAAtgggaaaaaaggaagaattagcttgaagaaaagaaagagatttGCGGATGATAAAAATGAGAACA ACCTCTGGCGTGTAAAATGTGGAACCAAAATGGGCATCTTGCATAAAGAGAAGATGAGCAAAG GTGAGGCATGTATTGAGCGTAAAGGCTCCTTTTACACTCCACCTGAGTTTGAGAAGCTTGCAGGAAAAGAGCCATGTAGAAAATGGAAGTCATCTATTTGCCACAAAGGAAAAACTCTACGCTTTTGGTTCAAG AAAGGTTACCTAACCACTAACGGATatagacaaaagaaaagaaaacaacaatcaTCAGACCTTGAGTCCCACGAACTCTCAACAG AACCCAAGGAAGATcgtgatgaagatgaagatgatgatggagaagaggatgatgatgatatgGATGAAGATAATGAGCCTGACactaagaaaaacaaagatgaaGATGCTACACCGATTTATATCTCttctgaagaagaagaaagcgaGAAAGATCTTGttgaagatgaagatgaggatATGGATGAAGATGATGTTGGTGACGATCAGCGTAGCACTGAGGAAGATgaggatgaagaagatgataatgatgaGGAAGAGACTGTGCCTGCTGTTGCCTCTAACAATACTGACAGCAAAG agAGAGTAACAGCTACAATTCCAACACCTGGAAAACATGCATTAGAGATGAAAGAG CAGAAAACTAGACGTCGTCCTGACATGCCAAGATCTGAAGTCAGTGGAAATAAGAGAGATGTGGCAAAGAACACAGCAATCAAACTGCAAAATGTTAAGAAAGAACCTCAAGACAAACTGA agaAGACAACAAGCAGCACAATTTCAACACCTGTGAAACCTGCACTAAAGATCAAAGAAGTAAAGGGTGTCGCTAATAGCCTTCCTGAG AAGACTAGACATCATTCTGAGATGGCAAGATCTGAAGTCCGTGGACATAACAGAGATGtggcaacaaacacagcaatcAAACTGCAAAATGTTAAGAAAGAACCTGAAGACAAACTGA GTCCTTCCTGTGAACCTCTGGCTGTGTCAGATCAGCAAGAGCATAAAGCTGTTCACTGCTCTGGCCACAAAGTAGCTGATTTACAATCCATGAGGCCAGAAGGGGG TGCGGACATAACGGAGGCCCGGTTGCCTGGGCCCTCAGCCAGCTCTGGTTTGAATACAATGGATCTTGATCAActgaagagggaaaaaataaaaaatgcaactgaaaattttaaaattacaaGAGAACTATTACactttgaaagtaaaagaacTTAA
- the LOC102081002 gene encoding histone deacetylase HDT1 isoform X2, with protein sequence MDKNLESLLPGFPWEKYEKSNGKKGRISLKKRKRFADDKNENNLWRVKCGTKMGILHKEKMSKGEACIERKGSFYTPPEFEKLAGKEPCRKWKSSICHKGKTLRFWFKKGYLTTNGYRQKKRKQQSSDLESHELSTEPKEDRDEDEDDDGEEDDDDMDEDNEPDTKKNKDEDATPIYISSEEEESEKDLVEDEDEDMDEDDVGDDQRSTEEDEDEEDDNDEEETVPAVASNNTDSKERVTATIPTPGKHALEMKEKTRRRPDMPRSEVSGNKRDVAKNTAIKLQNVKKEPQDKLKKTTSSTISTPVKPALKIKEVKGVANSLPEKTRHHSEMARSEVRGHNRDVATNTAIKLQNVKKEPEDKLSPSCEPLAVSDQQEHKAVHCSGHKVADLQSMRPEGGADITEARLPGPSASSGLNTMDLDQLKREKIKNATENFKITRELLHFESKRT encoded by the exons atggataaaaacctTGAAAGCCTGCTTCCAGGATTTCCATGGGAAAAATATGAGAAATCCAAtgggaaaaaaggaagaattagcttgaagaaaagaaagagatttGCGGATGATAAAAATGAGAACA ACCTCTGGCGTGTAAAATGTGGAACCAAAATGGGCATCTTGCATAAAGAGAAGATGAGCAAAG GTGAGGCATGTATTGAGCGTAAAGGCTCCTTTTACACTCCACCTGAGTTTGAGAAGCTTGCAGGAAAAGAGCCATGTAGAAAATGGAAGTCATCTATTTGCCACAAAGGAAAAACTCTACGCTTTTGGTTCAAG AAAGGTTACCTAACCACTAACGGATatagacaaaagaaaagaaaacaacaatcaTCAGACCTTGAGTCCCACGAACTCTCAACAG AACCCAAGGAAGATcgtgatgaagatgaagatgatgatggagaagaggatgatgatgatatgGATGAAGATAATGAGCCTGACactaagaaaaacaaagatgaaGATGCTACACCGATTTATATCTCttctgaagaagaagaaagcgaGAAAGATCTTGttgaagatgaagatgaggatATGGATGAAGATGATGTTGGTGACGATCAGCGTAGCACTGAGGAAGATgaggatgaagaagatgataatgatgaGGAAGAGACTGTGCCTGCTGTTGCCTCTAACAATACTGACAGCAAAG agAGAGTAACAGCTACAATTCCAACACCTGGAAAACATGCATTAGAGATGAAAGAG AAAACTAGACGTCGTCCTGACATGCCAAGATCTGAAGTCAGTGGAAATAAGAGAGATGTGGCAAAGAACACAGCAATCAAACTGCAAAATGTTAAGAAAGAACCTCAAGACAAACTGA agaAGACAACAAGCAGCACAATTTCAACACCTGTGAAACCTGCACTAAAGATCAAAGAAGTAAAGGGTGTCGCTAATAGCCTTCCTGAG AAGACTAGACATCATTCTGAGATGGCAAGATCTGAAGTCCGTGGACATAACAGAGATGtggcaacaaacacagcaatcAAACTGCAAAATGTTAAGAAAGAACCTGAAGACAAACTGA GTCCTTCCTGTGAACCTCTGGCTGTGTCAGATCAGCAAGAGCATAAAGCTGTTCACTGCTCTGGCCACAAAGTAGCTGATTTACAATCCATGAGGCCAGAAGGGGG TGCGGACATAACGGAGGCCCGGTTGCCTGGGCCCTCAGCCAGCTCTGGTTTGAATACAATGGATCTTGATCAActgaagagggaaaaaataaaaaatgcaactgaaaattttaaaattacaaGAGAACTATTACactttgaaagtaaaagaacTTAA
- the LOC109201993 gene encoding uncharacterized protein LOC109201993 isoform X2 yields MERKRSVEEEDQEGCGLRKRWKAEYNEPSDDEDEKEEEDQKTWRTEGKQLLPVICGTTEGILDCEKLEQGKACIEYEGKWCKPSRFETLAGKGSCKKWKATIFYDDQPLEYWIKKRYLKTKGYRKGRSKTRTEIQSSNSEETEDDNAEERTTKHTISTAMKHLFRGKELRIILKRCFDGRQGTGARHSKWMDLPEECSSSAKVNTATAAATLIAPSHIHDLSINGSDGEGSEDQLPQSSERKEQEASTSLGIVNETESSVFSLIESSALNSDARMEDREDGHLTHCGNEKEQNREDPLNMSRSEVNGNTRDVPIQTVLKVLLKAELQPAEETEGDIVEDKDQFLSRGELAVKKEQRAEEKVGSGHESKVVNSEDTGNEEEEDEMEMGGMESEAVPTVASNYTDQCVITVFLDCLNTITRPLN; encoded by the exons atggagAGGAAAAGATCTGTGGAAGAGGAAGACCAAGAAGGCTGTGGATTAAGGAAAAGATGGAAGGCTGAATATAATGAACCTTCTGATGATGAAGacgagaaggaggaggaggatcaAAAAACTTGGAGGACAGAAGGAAAAC aGCTTTTGCCTGTAATCTGTGGAACCACAGAGGGCATCCTTGATTGTGAGAAGCTGGAACAAG GTAAGGCGTGTATTGAGTATGAAGGCAAATGGTGTAAGCCCTCTAGGTTTGAGACACTTGCAGGGAAAGGATCGTGTAAAAAATGGAAAGCAACTATTTTCTATGATGATCAACCTCTGGAGTATTGGATTaag AAACGTTACCTAAAAACTAAGGGATACAGAAAAGGAAGATCCAAGACTAGAACG GAAATACAATCATCCAACTCTGAAGAAACTGAAGATGATAATGCTGAAG AGAGGACAACAAAACATACAATTTCAACAGCAATGAAACATCTATTCAGGGGGAAAGAACTAAGAATTATTCTCAAGAGATGTTTTGATGGAAGACag GGAACAGGTGCTCGTCACTCCAAGTGGATGGACCTTCCAGAAGAGTGCAGCAGCTCAGCAAAAGTTAACACAGCCACTGCAGCAGCGACGCTCATTGCTCCCTCACACATACATGACCTATCCATCAATGGGAGTGATGGGGAAGGCAGTGAAGACCAGTTACCAcaaagcagtgaaagaaaagaacagGAAGCTTCCACATCTTTGGGAATAGTGAATGAAACTGAATCCAGTGTCTTCAGTTTGATTGAATCCAGTGCCTTAAACTCTG ATGCAAGGATGGAGGACAGAGAAGACGGGCATTTAACGCACTGTGGGAATgagaaagaacaaaacagagaagaTCCTCTTAATATGTCGAGGTCTGAAGTTAATGGAAATACCAGAGATGTACCAATACAAACTGTGCTGAAAGTGCTACTGA AAGCAGAATTACAGCCTGCAGAAGAAACTGAGGGAGATATTGTTGAAGATAAGGACCAGTTTCTAAGCAGAGGGGAGCTGGCAGTAAAAAAAGAGCAGAGAGCTGAAGAGAAGGTCGGGTCTGGACATGAAAGCAAAGTTGTAAACTCAGAAGATACTGGgaatgaagaagaggaagatgaaATGGAAATGGGAGGGATGGAATCTGAAGCTGTACCCACTGTTGCCTCTAACTACACTGACCAGTgtgttattacagtttttctcgattgcttAAACACTATAACCAGGCCTCTAAACTAA
- the LOC109201993 gene encoding uncharacterized protein LOC109201993 isoform X3 — protein MERKRSVEEEDQEGCGLRKRWKAEYNEPSDDEDEKEEEDQKTWRTEGKQLLPVICGTTEGILDCEKLEQGKACIEYEGKWCKPSRFETLAGKGSCKKWKATIFYDDQPLEYWIKKRYLKTKGYRKGRSKTRTEIQSSNSEETEDDNAEERTTKHTISTAMKHLFRGKELRIILKRCFDGRQGTGARHSKWMDLPEECSSSAKVNTATAAATLIAPSHIHDLSINGSDGEGSEDQLPQSSERKEQEASTSLGIVNETESSVFSLIESSALNSDARMEDREDGHLTHCGNEKEQNREDPLNMSRSEVNGNTRDVPIQTVLKVLLTELQPAEETEGDIVEDKDQFLSRGELAVKKEQRAEEKVGSGHESKVVNSEDTGNEEEEDEMEMGGMESEAVPTVASNYTDQCVITVFLDCLNTITRPLN, from the exons atggagAGGAAAAGATCTGTGGAAGAGGAAGACCAAGAAGGCTGTGGATTAAGGAAAAGATGGAAGGCTGAATATAATGAACCTTCTGATGATGAAGacgagaaggaggaggaggatcaAAAAACTTGGAGGACAGAAGGAAAAC aGCTTTTGCCTGTAATCTGTGGAACCACAGAGGGCATCCTTGATTGTGAGAAGCTGGAACAAG GTAAGGCGTGTATTGAGTATGAAGGCAAATGGTGTAAGCCCTCTAGGTTTGAGACACTTGCAGGGAAAGGATCGTGTAAAAAATGGAAAGCAACTATTTTCTATGATGATCAACCTCTGGAGTATTGGATTaag AAACGTTACCTAAAAACTAAGGGATACAGAAAAGGAAGATCCAAGACTAGAACG GAAATACAATCATCCAACTCTGAAGAAACTGAAGATGATAATGCTGAAG AGAGGACAACAAAACATACAATTTCAACAGCAATGAAACATCTATTCAGGGGGAAAGAACTAAGAATTATTCTCAAGAGATGTTTTGATGGAAGACag GGAACAGGTGCTCGTCACTCCAAGTGGATGGACCTTCCAGAAGAGTGCAGCAGCTCAGCAAAAGTTAACACAGCCACTGCAGCAGCGACGCTCATTGCTCCCTCACACATACATGACCTATCCATCAATGGGAGTGATGGGGAAGGCAGTGAAGACCAGTTACCAcaaagcagtgaaagaaaagaacagGAAGCTTCCACATCTTTGGGAATAGTGAATGAAACTGAATCCAGTGTCTTCAGTTTGATTGAATCCAGTGCCTTAAACTCTG ATGCAAGGATGGAGGACAGAGAAGACGGGCATTTAACGCACTGTGGGAATgagaaagaacaaaacagagaagaTCCTCTTAATATGTCGAGGTCTGAAGTTAATGGAAATACCAGAGATGTACCAATACAAACTGTGCTGAAAGTGCTACTGA CAGAATTACAGCCTGCAGAAGAAACTGAGGGAGATATTGTTGAAGATAAGGACCAGTTTCTAAGCAGAGGGGAGCTGGCAGTAAAAAAAGAGCAGAGAGCTGAAGAGAAGGTCGGGTCTGGACATGAAAGCAAAGTTGTAAACTCAGAAGATACTGGgaatgaagaagaggaagatgaaATGGAAATGGGAGGGATGGAATCTGAAGCTGTACCCACTGTTGCCTCTAACTACACTGACCAGTgtgttattacagtttttctcgattgcttAAACACTATAACCAGGCCTCTAAACTAA
- the LOC109201993 gene encoding uncharacterized protein LOC109201993 isoform X1, giving the protein MDPKRCKGRGRGGERGRGERGGRGGERGRGERGGGGGEGGGGGERRRQGRGRARARRQSVSDEIRATLVDHVLVHGMTMREAGQRVQPNLSRFTVASIIRTFREENRTQRRPPGGGRLRLLSEEQERELVNMVIANNVIRLQEIQRRVIEDDHLFRGINAISLSTIDRILRKNQFRMKQAYRVPFERNSDRVKNQRVEYVQRIFEIEGRPVPHEMIFVDEAGFNLTKRRKRGRNIIGHRAIVNVPGQRGGNVTMCAAISQRGVLHRHAVLGPYNTMLLLAFLDGLRQHMFQLDYREPAQPEQPHYVVVWDNVSFHRAALVRDWFTNNPRFSNIFLPAYSPFLNPIEELFSAWRWKVYDREPYVRVHLLQAMEEACLDISVDACQGWIRHARGFYPRCLAGANIACDVDEILWPDPDQRQDAVVG; this is encoded by the exons ATGGATCCAAAGAGATgcaaaggaagaggacgtggtggagaaagaggacgtggtgaaagaggaggacgtggtggagaaagaggacgtggtgaaagaggaggaggaggtggtgaaggaggtggaggtggagaacGACGGCGACAAGGAAGGGGAAGAGCAAGGGCACGAAGACAGTCAGTCTCGGATGAAATTCGAGCCACTTTAGTTGACCATGTCCTTGTCCATGGGATGACTATGAGGGAGGCTGGGCAACGAGtacaaccaaatttgagtcgcTTCACTGTTGCCTCCATCATCAGAACCTTCAGGGAGGAAAACAG GACACAGAGACGACCACCTGGTGGAGGCAGGTTAAGGCTTTTGTCGGAGGAGCAAGAGAGGGAACTTGTAAACATGGTAATTGCAAATAATGTAATCCGCCTGCAAGAGATTCAAAGGAGAGTGATTGAGGATGATCATCTTTTTCGAGGCATAAATGCCATCAGCCTCTCCACAATTGACCGCATCCTCCGAAAGAATCAATTCCGGATGAAACAGGCATACCGAGTCCCTTTCGAACGAAACTCTGACAGAGTGAAAAACCAACGTGTGGAATATGTTCAG AGAATCTTTGAGATTGAAGGACGGCCTGTTCCCCATGAAATGATCTTTGTGGATGAGGCAGGTTTTAACCTgaccaaaagaaggaaaagggggaggaaCATAATTGGCCATCGGGCTATTGTAAATGTCCCTGGTCAGCGTGGGGGGAATGTCACTATGTGCGCAGCCATCAGCCAACGAGGGGTACTCCACCGCCATGCCGTACTAGGACCCTATAACACTATGCTTCTCCTTGCTTTTCTTGATGGTTTAAGACAACATATGTTCCAGCTGGACTACAGGGAACCAGCACAGCCAGAGCAGCCTCACTACGTTGTTGTGTGGGATAACGTCAGCTTCCATCGCGCTGCTCTGGTTCGTGACTGGTTTACCAATAACCCAAGGTTTTCTAATATCTTTCTGCCTGCATACTCCCCCTTTCTAAACCCGATAGAGGAGTTATTTTCGGCATGGCGGTGGAAAGTGTATGACCGAGAACCTTATGTCCGTGTTCACCTCCTTCAGGCCATGGAAGAGGCCTGCCTAGACATATCAGTAGATGCATGCCAGGGGTGGATCAGGCATGCAAGAGGATTTTACCCCCGCTGCCTGGCTGGGGCCAATATAGCCtgtgatgtggatgagattcTCTGGCCTGACCCAGACCAAAGACAAGATGCTGTGGTGGGATAA